CGGTAGGACTCGCGAGCGAGGTGAAGATGCGTCACCTTTTCCGATGGGCGCACGGGTGCGAGCGCGCGCCGGGCGATGTCCTGATGACCGTCATCGAATTTTCGATGGAGCCGGATCGGGTACTCGTACGTCCACTCTTTGACGTCGATGTACCAGCGACGGAGGTGGCAGTGCGATGGCCGGTTTCCGGAGTCTTGCCAGACAGGTGCGCGATCCGCGGTGCGATCTGGCGCTCAGGCGCTATTCGCTACGGAAGTGCCTTGAGCGGTTTGCCCCTTATGGGCACCGGGCAACCTGGGATCATCTGTGCGGCAGGCACAGCATCGAGCCCGAGGACAGGGCGCCCGATCCGGCGCGGCTGGTGGCCGCGCTCGATGAACTGGAAGAGGCGCGGGCCGTCTGGCTCGCGTACGAGGAAAGTTTCGCGGACCGCCGCAAGCGCGAGAAGCACGACGGACGGCGACGGCCCGGCTCCATCGACGACTGGCACCGCCGGACCTGGGGCGGGAACGGTGTCGCGCGCTGCGACACCCCGGCCGCCCATCCTTCGGGCGCGCTCGGCGAGGTGCTGCGCCGACTGATCTCCGCGCTGGGGACGGACGCGGGAGCGGCCTGCCCGGTGTGCGAGGGAACCAGCATCGTATGGCGGCAGGATCTCGCCCATGAGCCGTGGTTCGGGCCGGTGTGCAGGGGCTGCGGCATCGTCGTGCCGCAGCCCGTTCTGACGTCCGAGGCCGTGGCGGCGGCGAAGCGGGCCGGGCGCAAGGACCTGGCGTCGGTGGCGTGAGGGGACGACGCCTTGTCGCCGCGCGTCCTGGCCGACGCCCGCTCCTGACGGCATGGGGCGATCACAGTCCCGCAGACCGAACCGGGGGACGGTACCAGAGGCAATATTGAGTGGCCCAGAGGGATTCCCGGCACGCACAGTGGGGTCGATGCGAACCGCACCCGAGGAGCCCTGACATGTCGACGCTGCGCGTCACCGCCGAACTGCTGACCGTCCACGAGCACCCGAACGCCGACGCGCTCGAGCTGGCCCAGGTGGGTCTCTACCGCGCCGTCGTCGCCAAGGGTGCGTACCGCAGTGGTGACATCGCCGTCTACATCCCCGAGCAGGCCGTGCTCCCCACGGAGTTGATCGAGGAGCTGGGGCTGACGGGGCGGCTGGCCGGAAGGGCGTCCGACCGGGTCAAGGCGGTGCGGCTGCGCGGGGAGCTGTCGCAGGGCATCGTGTGCCGGCCGCGGGCGGTCGCGGACATCGATCTCGCGCAGGCGGCCGCCGACGGCACGGACTTCGCGGAGCTGCTCTCGATCACCAAGTGGGCACCGCCCATCCCGCCCACGATGGACGGCGACGTGGAGAGGGCGCCGGACCTGCTGCCGTGGGTGGACATCGAGAACATCCAGCGCTACCCGGAGATCTTCGAGCCGGGCGAGCCCGTGGTGCTGACCGAGAAGCTGCACGGTTCGGCCTGCCTGATGACGTACAGCGTGGCGGGCGGCAGCGCCGAGGGCGATCCGGACGGCGGGCGCGTGCAGGTGTCGTCCAAGGGCTTCGGGTCCAAGGGCCTGGCGCTGAAGGAGGACCCGCGGAATCTGTACTGGCGGGCGATCCTCGGCCATGACGTCCCGGCCGTCGCGGCGCGCCTCGCCGCCAAGCTGGGGGCGAGCCGGGTCGGGCTCTTCGGCGAGGTGTACGGCGCCGGGGTGCAGGACCTCGTCTACGGTGCCGACGCTCGCTCCGAGGCGCTGGGTTACGCCGTCTTCGACGTGTCGGCCGAGATCGACGGCCAGGTCCGATGGCTGGACCCGGCCGGGCTGCTGGAGGGTGAACTGCCCCTGGTGCCACGGCTGTACGAGGGCCCGTACGACATCGAGAAGGTGCTGGAGCTGGCGAGCGGACGGGAGAGCGTGTCCGGGCGCGAGCTGCATCTGCGCGAGGGCGTCGTGATCCGTCCGGCCACCGAGCGCTACAGCCCGGTGGTGGGCGGCAGGGCGATCGCCAAGGCGGTCAGCCCCGCGTATCTGACCCGCAAGGGCGGCACGGAGTACGAGTAGGAACGGCGGACAGGATCTGGGTGGGCCCGGCACGGGGGTGCGGGCCCACCTTTCACATCGCGCGCCGGCGCTCCGGCAGCAGCCGCGAGCCGGCCATCCGCTCGCCGAAGACGTCGTCCGGGTTGGACAGCACACAGGTCTCCAGCGAGAGACAGCCACAGCCGATGCAGTCGGTGAGATGGTCGCGGAGCCGGCCGAGCTGCCGGATGCGCTCGTCGAGCCCGGTACGCCAGGCCTCGGACAGCCGGGCCCAGTCCTCCCGGTCGGGCGTGCGCTCCTCGGGCAGTTCGGCGAGCGCGTCCCTGATGGTGGCGAGCGGGATTCCGACCCGCTGGGCGGCCCGCACGAAGGCGACGCGGCGCAGCGCGTCCCTTCCGTAGCGGCGCTGGTTTCCACTGGTCCGGCGGCTGCTGATCAGACCCTTGGACTCGTAGAAGTGCAGGGCGGACACGGCGGCACCGCTGCGCGCCGACAGCTGGCCGACCGTGAGCTCGTGGATCTTCTCGGGAATCTGTGGCACTCCTCGAACCCTACTGGTCATCCGTTGACAGGACCGCGCCCGCCCAACCATGCTGAGCAAGCGCTTAGACAAGGGCTCGGAGAAGAGCTGTTGAACGCTTGAGAGGCAGGGACCAGGGACATGGCTGAGCCGAGGATCTTCACCTCCGCCGATGAACTGCGCGCCGGAGTCGGCGAGCAGCTGGGGCACAGCGACTGGCTGGAGATCGAGCAGAAGCGGATCGACCTCTTCGCCGATGCCACCGGTGACCACCAGTGGATCCATGTGGACCCGGAGCGGGCGGCGGGCGGCCCCTTCGGCACGACGATCGCGCACGGCTATCTGACGCTGTCGCTGCTGCCGACGCTCGTCCCGCAGATCCTGCGCGTCGAGGGCATGAAGATGGGCATCAACTACGGGACGAACAAGGTCCGTTTCCCCTCCCCCGTGCCCGTCGGCTCGCGGCTGCGCGCGTCGGCGGTCCTGCAGAGCGTCGAGGAGGCGGGCGGCGGTGTGCAGGTGACCGCCCTCGTCACGGTGGAACGCGAGGGCGGCGACAAGCCGGCCTGCGTGGCCGAGTCGGTGTCCCGCTACTACTTCTGAGCGTCCGAACTACTTCTGAGCGTCCGACACCGCTCCCGGACTACTGCTGCCGGACTGCTTCGGAGCGGAAACCATGCGCAGGACGAGGTCGGCGTAGAGCGCGCCGACCTCGTCGGGCGTCCTGCGGCCCTTCGTGTTGAACCAGCGCGCCACATCGATGCAGAGCGACAGCACGGCGACCGTGGTGCCCGGCACATCAGGGACGTCGAACTCCCCGGCCTCGACTCCCTCGCGCAGAATGCCGCGTACGACGGCGTCGCTGCGGTGGCGCAGTTCAATGATCTCGGTGCGGTGGTCGGCGGAGAGCGCGTCGAGTTCGTACTGGACGACCCTCGCGGTGGTGTGCCGCCCGGCGTGCCAGCGGACGAAGGAACTGACGGCGTCGGCGAGCCGCTCGGAGGGCGTGCCCTCCGTGCCGGCCGCCGCCGAAAGGATCTCCAGGGCCTTGTCGTGCCCGATCCGGCTGATCCGGTGGAGCAGCTCTTCCTTGGTCTTGTAGTGGATGTAGAGCGCGGCCGGGCTCATCCCGGCACGGCCGGCGATGTCGCGGGTCGTCGTCGCGTGGTAGCCGCGCTCGGCGAAGGCCTCGACGGCGGCGACGAGAAGCTTTCTGGCCGCCTCGGGCGTGACCTCGTCCCACGGCATGTCCTCGCCGGCCGTGTCCTCCGCCGTGCTCATCGCTCGCTCCTTCTGTTCATCAGAACGCACACCATACCTCGAAGGTGAGCAAGCGCTTAGAGCCCTGGCGCGGCTTCCGTGACTCAGAGCTGCTTCTGGAAGGGGTCGTGCTCGGCGAGCATCTTCTCCAGCCGGGCCTGGTCGACGCGGCTGACGATCTGACCCGCCTCCTGACGGTCCCTGATCACCTTGGCCAGCGTGAACGCCGAGGTGGTGAGGTAGAGGACGGCGATCGCCAGGAAGCTCCGCACCCAGGCGTTGGCGTCGAGGTACAGGATGCCGAGGCTGACGGCCGCCAGGGCGACCGCGAAGGATGCGACGGCCTGTCCGTAGAACGCCGCCGTGTTCTGCTGCTTGACCGGTGTTTCACTCATGTCGGTCAGCATCGGCCGTTACGGCCCGCGCGACCTCCGCTCCCGTACTCACCTGCGTACTCAGAAAGCGGAGAGTCCGGCCTTGAGAAGGCCGGGACTGCCCACGGTCGACTTGTCGATGTTCTCGGCGGGTCCCTACTCGGTCCCCCGCTTTTAACTATCACTGCTAGTTTCCAGTTCGCAGGCCCTACCATGTGCCGCATGGCCCGACCGCGCAAGCCCCTCCTCAGCAGAGAACGCATCGTCGAAACGGCGAGCGCGCTCGTGGACTCGGAGGGACTCGAGGCCGTCTCCACCCGGCGGCTGGCCGCCGAGCTGGGCGTCAGCGGGCCCTCCCTCTACAACCACTTCCGCACCAAGGACGAGATCCTCGAAGCCGTCGCCGACGCGGTCAGCGCCCAGGTCGACCTGTCGATGTTCGATCAGGACGACGAACGCGACTGGCGCACCGCGCTGCACGACTGGGCCGTCTCCTACCGCGCCGCCCTGACCGCCCACCCCCACACGGTCCCGATCCTGGCCCGCGGCCCCGGCCGCCGCCCGGCCGGCCTGCGCGTGGCCGACGCGGTCTTCGGCGCGATGGTCCGCGCGGGCTGGCCGCCGGCCCAGGCGACCTGTATCGGTGCCCTGATGCGGTACTTCATCACCGGCTCGGCACTCGGCTCCTTCGCCCTCGGGTTCGTCGACGACGAGACGGCGTACGACCCGGCCGACTATCCGCACCTCGGCCAGGCGCATCTGCTCGCGGAGCGGCAGCAGAAGGTGGACGAGGGCGCCTTCGAGACGGGGCTGCGGGCGCTGTTGGACGGGCTGGCCGTGCAGTACGAGACAGGGGCAGAGAAAGGTTCGGCCGCTGCCGAACAGTGAGTGCGCCATCCTGGAGTGCATGAGCTCCTCCCGAGATCTGGCCGCGCTGGCCGCTCTGCTCGCCGACGACACCCGCGCCTCCTTCTGTCTCGCCCTGCTCGACGGGCGCGCCTGGACCGCGGGGGAGCTGGCGCGGCGCGCCGGAGTCGCGCCGTCGACCGCCAGCGAGCATCTCGGGAAGCTCGTGGCCGGCGGGCTGCTCGCCGAGGAGCGTCAGGGGCGGCACCGCTATGTGCGCCTCGCCGACGAGCGGGTCGCGCATCTGGTCGAGGAGCTGACCTCGTACGCCGGCCCCGGTCCCGAGCGGCCGGGGACGTTGCGGGCGGCGAACGCGCGCGGCGCCATGGCCCGCGGGCGGACCTGCTACGACCATCTCGCCGGGCGGCTCGGCATCACGATCACCGAGGCCATGACCGCACGCGGGCTGCTGCACCAGGACACCGGCTTCGCGCTGACCGTTCAAGGGACGGACTGGTTCCGGGAGTTGGGGCTTTCGCTGGAGCGCACGGGCCGGCGGCCGCTCGTGCGGTCGTGCCTGGACTGGACCGAGCGCAGGCCGCATCTTGCGGGCGTCGCGGGGGCCGAGCTGTGCCGCCATGCGCTGGCGGCGGGCTGGTGCGTACGGATCGGGTCGGAGCGCGCCGTGAAGGTGACCGCGGACGGGGAGCGGGCGCTGGCCGAGCTGCTCGGCATCGAGCCCGGAGTATTGCGGTGAACGCCGAAGGGCCGGAGCCGTACGGTCGGGCCATGACAGACTCCGCTTCCCCCGGCTCAGCTTCCTCCGCCCGTCGTGTGCAGTGGCCCGCGCTGGCCGCGGCGGGCGTCACCGTCGTCCTGTGGGCCTCCGCGTTTGTGTCGATCCGCAGTGCCGGAGAGGCGTACTCCCCCGGCGCGCTCGCCCTCGGACGGCTGCTCGCCGGATCGCTCGCGCTCGGCGCCGTGCTGCTGATCCGGCGTGAGGGGCTCCCGCCGCGCGCCGCGTGGCCGGGCATCGCCATCTCGGGGCTGCTCTGGTTCGGCGTCTACATGGTGGTGCTCAACTGGGGTGAGCAGGAGGTCGACGCGGGCACGGCGGCGATGGTCGTGAACATAGGCCCGGTGCTGATCGCGCTGCTCGGCGCGCGGCTGCTGGGCGAGGCGCTGCCGCCGCGGCTGCTGGCGGGCATGGCGGTGTCGTTCGCCGGGGCGGTGACCGTGGGGCTCTCCATGTCCGGCGAGGGCAGCGCGTCCACGCTGGGTGTGCTGCTGTGTCTGCTGGCGGCGGTGGGGTACGCGGGCGGAGTGGTGGGCCAGAAGCCCGCGCTGGCGCATGCGAGTGCGCTGCAGGTGACGACATTCGGCTGTCTGGTCGGAACGGTGGCCTGTCTGCCTTTCATCGGGCAGCTGGTCGACCAGGCCGGTCGGGCACCGGTCCCGGCCACCCTGAACATGGTCTATCTGGGCCTGTTCCCGACCGCGTTGGCCTTCACGACCTGGGCCTACGCCCTGGCGCGTACGACCGCGGGCCGGATGGGCGCGACGACCTACGCGGTCCCGGCGCTGGTGGTGCTGATGTCCTGGCTGGCGCTGGACGAGGTGCCGGGCTGGCTGACCATGGCGGGCGGTGCGCTGTGTCTGGCGGGCGTGGCGGTGTCGCGGTCCCGCGGCCGGAAGGTGACGGCCGCCCCGCGCGATGGGGAGGTGCGGGGCGACCGTCGCGCACGGCCGAGCGGTGGCCGTGCTGCTGAAGGGGCCAGTCCCGGGTCGCGGTCCTCGACGCCGGAATCCTGATCGAGATCAGCGCGATCACGGCGAGGCCGATGATGCAGCCGGAGACCGCCGTCTAGGTGCCGGTCGCCTCAGCCAACTAAGCGGTGTCGGGGAAGTCCGGGTGGGTGAAGGTGGGGGTACCTCCCGTGCCCGCAGGGCTACGGGGGAGGGTCGAGGGCCGAGTCTGGCAAGGCGGAGGAAGGAGTCCACGCGGAGCGTCGGCGACTGACGACAACGCAGCCAGGCGACAGCCATCGGCCCGCGACGCCGCCCGGACTTCCCCGGGGCCGCTTAGAAGACCACCAGCGCCCGGCCACCCTTGCCCGCCAGCATGTCGGCGAACGCCGACGGGATGCCTTCGAGGCCGATCCGGTCCGTCACCAGACCGCCCAGGTCCAGGCGGCCCGCCCGGATGTGGTCCGCCAGGACCGGCAGGTCACGAGCCGGGTCGCTGTTGCCGTAGACGCAGCCCGAGAGCGTACGGCCCCAGTGGAAGAGCTCCAGGGCGTTGAACGTGACCTGCTGGTCCTTGCCGCCGATGCCGACGACCGTCGTGCGGCCGCCGCGGCGCGTGGAGTCCCAGGCCGTGCGGATCGTCGCGGCCCTGCCCACGCACTCGATCGCGACGTCCGCCCCCTGGCCGCCCGTGAGCTTACGGATCTCCTTGGCGGTGGTGTCCGAGGCGATGACGTACTCCGTGGCACCCGCCCGGCGGGCGAGCGACTCCTTCTCCGCGGACACGTCGACGGCGATGACCGTCCCCGCGCCCGCGATCCGCGCGGACTGGAGCGTGGCGAGGCCGACCCCGCCGACGCCGAAGACCACCACCGACTCGCCCTCCCGTACCCGGGCGGAGTGGTGGACGGCGCCGTAACCGGTGAGGACCGCGCAGCCGAGCAGGGCCGCGTCGGTGAGCGGGATGCCGGCCGGAACCGGGAGTACGCAGTTGGCGGCGACCACGGTCTCCTCGGCGAACGCGGCGACGTTCAGACCAGGATGCAGCTCGGTGCCGTCGACCGCGCGGGCGTAGACACTCGCCGCGCCCGCGAGCGCGTTGGCGCACAGCCACACCTCGCCGATCCCGCAGTGGTGGCAACTCCCGCAGGAGGGCGCCCAGTTGAGGACGACCCCGTCGCCGGGGGCGACATGGGTGACGCCCTCGCCGACGGATACCACCGTGCCCGCGCCCTCATGACCGAGTACGGCCGGGACGGGGACGCGCATGGTGCCGTTGGACAGGGACAGATCGGAGTGGCAGACCCCGGCGGCGGCGAGGCGGACCCTGACCTGTCCGGGGCCGGGGTCGGGCAGTTCGATGTCGGTGATCTCCAGTGGAGAGCCGACGGAGGGCAGTACGGCGGCGCGGACCATGATGGCGAGGCTCCCGGCTCAGAACTGGAGGGACTTGGTCTGGAGGTACTCGGACAGACCGTGCGGGCCGAGCTCGCGGCCTACGCCCGACTGCTTGTAACCGCCGAACGGGGCAAGGGGGTTGAAGCGGCCGCCGTTGATGTCGACCTGGCCGGTGTCCATCCGGCGGGCGAAGGCGACGGCCTCCGCCTCGTCCGCAGCCCAGACGGCGCCCGCGAGGCCGTAGACGGTGCCGTTGGCGATTCGGAGCGCGTCCTCCTCGTCCTCGTACTTGAGGATGGAGAGGACCGGGCCGAAGATCTCCTCCTGCGCGATGGTCATGTCCCAGGTGACGTCGGCGAAGACGGTCGGGCTGACGTAGTAGCCCGTCTCGTGCGGGGCTTCGGGACCGCCCGCGACCAGGCGGGCGCCCTCGGCGAGACCCTTCTCGATATAGCCGCGTACGCGCTTCTGCTGCTTGGCGTTGACGAGCGGCCCCACCCTCTCGCCCGGTACGTACTTGGCGACCGCGGCCGCGGCGAGCGCGAGCGCCTCGTCGTACTGGTTCCTGTGCACCAGCATCCGGGTCCACGCGCTGCACGTCTGGCCGGAGTTGGACATGACGTTGGCGATACCGACGCTGACGGCCTTGGCCAGGTCGGCGCTCGGCAGGATGACATTGGCGGACTTGCCGCCGAGCTCCAGGGCGACCCGCTTGACCGCGGCGCCGGCCGTGGCGCCGATCTGCCTGCCGACCGCGGTGGAACCGGTGAAGGAGACCAGGTCGACGCCCTCGTGCGCGGCGAGCGCCTGGCCTGCGACCGGGCCGAGGCCGGTCACCAGGTTGAACACCCCGGCGGGCAGCCCTGCCTCGTGGATGGCCTCGGCGAAGAGCTGGGCGGTCAGCGGGGTGTCCTCGGCGGGCTTGAGTACGACCGTGCAGCCCGCGGCGAGGGCGGGGGCCACCTTGGCGACGACCTGGTGCAGTGGGTAGTTCCAGGGGGTGATCGCGCCGACGACGCCGACCGGCTCCAGCAGCACGGTGGAGTTGCCGATCCTCTCCTCGAAGGAGTACGAGGCGGCCAGTTCCGCGTACGAGCCCGCGACCAGGACCGGCACTCCGGCGTGGACCGTCCGCGAGAGGGCGAGGGGCGCGCCGAGCTCGGCTGTGACCGTCTCGGCGATCTCGTCCTTGCGGGCCACGAGTACGTCGCGCAGCGCGGCGATCCTTGCCGCGCGCTCGGCGGGCGGGGTGGCGGCCCAGGCGGGGAACGCCTCGCGGGCGGCGCGTACGGCGGCGTCGACATCGTCCGCCGTGCCGGCCGGGACATGGGCGATGACCTGCTCGTCCGCGGGATTGACCACCGCGATCGTGTCGGGTCCGGCGGCCGGCCGCCACTGGCCGCCGATGTACATCCCGTCGTGAGCCTTCATCGCACTCCTTTGAACCCAGAACCTGCGTAGTCGTCCGCACCCCAAACTAGCGGTGTTAGTTTTTGGACGCCAGGGGCACTGGGAGCGTAGCCGGAGGGTCAGCCGTCCAGCCCGGGGAGGTCCGCGGGCGCGGGGCAGATCCGGTGCCCGTGGTGGTCGAAGACGTACAGATGCGCGAGGTCGACGAGGAGCGGCACCTGTGCGCCGGTCCGCAGCCGCACGTCGGGTCCGGTGCGGACGACCAGATCGCCCGCCGCCACGGCCTGACGCGCGGGGGCGGGCGCGAAGGGCCCCGGCAGCGGTTCCGGCTCATCGAGGACCACGACGGGACCCGAGACATGCGCGACCGCGCGCTCCTTCAGCCGGGCCAGCACGCTCGGCCCGCCGCTTCTGCCTCGTCGCCGGCGCCCGGGAGGCTGGGGCCTCGGCGACTCCAGGTCGGCGACCACGGCGGCCTGCGAGCCGGTGTTGAAGTGAACCAGCGCCTCGTGCCCCTGGTACTCCATGTGCTCGACGATCCCGGTCAGCGCGACCTCGCCGGGGCGGGCCTGGCTCGGCGGGGCGATGCGGGTGGCCTCGGAGCGCAGGCCGACGATGATCTGCCGGCCCTGCTGGATACGGAGCAACTGGTGGTCGATGCTCAGCGGTTCGGGCAGCGGCAGCCGCTGCTTGCCGAGGTCGATCGACATGCGGCCGTCCAGCGGTGCGTAGACGACGGCCTGCAGCAGATTGATGCGCGGGGTGCCGATGAACGCCGCGACGAAGACGTTCTGCGGCAGGGCGTAGGTCTCGCGCGGGGTGCTCACCTGCTGGAGCACGCCGCCGCGCATGACGGCGACCCGGTCGCCCAGCGACATCGCCTCGGCCTGGTCGTGGGTGACATAGACGGTGGTCACCCCCAACTCGGCGGTGAGCTTGGAGATTTCGGCCCGCAGATGGTTGCGCAGCTTCGCGTCGAGGTTGGACAGCGGCTCGTCCATCAGGAAGACCGAGGGCTTGCGGGAGATGGCACGGCCCATCGCGACCCGCTGGCGCTCGCCGCCGGACAGCTGGCTGGGATAGCGGTCGAGGATGTCCTCGATGCCCAGCATCCGGGCGGTGGCCTCGACCTGCGGGCCCCTGTCCATACGGGGGTTCTCCAGCCGGAGCGGGAAGCCGATGTTCTCGCGGTTCGTCATGCTCGGGTACAGCGCGAAGTTCTGGAACACCATGGCCATCTCGCGCTCGCGCGGCGGGATGTGGTTGGCGTGCTCGCCGTCGAGCAGCAAGTCCCCCTCGGTGATGTCCTCGAGGCCGGCGATCATCCGCAGGACGGTCGATTTGCCGCAGCCCGAGGGGCCCAGCAGCACCACGAACTCCCCCGGTGCGATGTCGAGGGTGAAGCGGTCGACGGCGCGGGTGGAGCGTCCGTACCTCTTGCTGACACTGCGCAGGGAGATGGCGCGACTCATATGGATCCGCCGGAGTGAGAGGAGGAGCGACCGAGACGCCTGAAACTAGCCGACTACTCCGGGTCAGGGAATGTTTCGCGCGAAGGTTGGGCGTGCGCTTTTTGTACGGAGCGGGCCGCCTCCCGTGCCCGGCGTCGGCCCCTGCCCCTGACCTCGGGAACTTCCCTCCGCACCGGGCGACTTGACTGCCGGGCGCCCAGACCCGCCGCCACCAGCAGCAGTCCGCCCAGCATCACGAACGGAGCCGCCGTGCCCGCGACCCCGGCGACCAGTCCCGCGGAGGCGGGCGCGGCGACCTGGCCGAGGCGGTTTCCGGTCAGCCGCAGGGCGAGGGCGGTCGAGCGGGCTTCCGCCGGGGCGGCCTGGACGACCGTCGTCATCGACAGCGGCTGTCCGACGCCCAGGCAGAAGCCGAGGACGGCGAGCATCAGGGCGAGCGCCCAGACCGGGACGGGCAGCGCGACGCCCGCGCACAGCAGACCGCCGAGCAGACAGGTCACGGTCATCAGCGCCGTACGGCCGAGCAGGCGGATCATCGGCGTCATCACCAGCCGGCAGGCGATGGTGGCGGCCGCGCGCAGGCTCAGCAGCAGCCCGATGGTGGCGGGGGCGATACCGCGGTGTTCGCCGATCACCGGCAGATAGGCGGTGAGGATGTCGGTTGCGCAGAGCACGGCGAGGCTGATGAAGATCCCGGCGGGTACGCCGCGGGTGCGCAGTATCCGGTGTACGGGGACCCTGGTCCGCCGCTCTCGGGCCGCACCGCCATTCGTACGGTGCTCGATGCGCCAGAGCGAGCCGAAGGAGACCGCGGCGACGGCCGCCGACACGACCAGGGCGAGTGCGCTCGTACGCCCCATGGCACCGTCCTGCCCGGAGACCGCGAACCCGGCGGCGATCGGTCCGACGAGCTGCCCGAGCGAGGCGCCGATGGTGAAGTGACCGAAGTTCCGGTCCTGTTCGGCCGGGGCGGACTGGCGGGCGACGATCGACTGGGCGCCGATGACGAAGCAGAGATGGCCGAGCCCCATCACTCCGCTCCAGGCCGCCAGCGCGAGGAGTGAAGCCGCCGTACCGCTGAGGGCACACCCGCCGGAGATCAGGACGACACCGATGGGCAGCAGGGGTGCACACCGCCCGTGGTCCGTCCTGCGCCCCAGCGGTACGGCGGCGAACAGGGGAAGCAGCGCGTACACACCCGCGATGACACCGATCGCGCGCTCGTCCGCGCCCAGCGAGAGGGCCCGGTAGGAGACGGCCGGCCG
The Streptomyces lunaelactis genome window above contains:
- a CDS encoding aldehyde dehydrogenase family protein — protein: MKAHDGMYIGGQWRPAAGPDTIAVVNPADEQVIAHVPAGTADDVDAAVRAAREAFPAWAATPPAERAARIAALRDVLVARKDEIAETVTAELGAPLALSRTVHAGVPVLVAGSYAELAASYSFEERIGNSTVLLEPVGVVGAITPWNYPLHQVVAKVAPALAAGCTVVLKPAEDTPLTAQLFAEAIHEAGLPAGVFNLVTGLGPVAGQALAAHEGVDLVSFTGSTAVGRQIGATAGAAVKRVALELGGKSANVILPSADLAKAVSVGIANVMSNSGQTCSAWTRMLVHRNQYDEALALAAAAVAKYVPGERVGPLVNAKQQKRVRGYIEKGLAEGARLVAGGPEAPHETGYYVSPTVFADVTWDMTIAQEEIFGPVLSILKYEDEEDALRIANGTVYGLAGAVWAADEAEAVAFARRMDTGQVDINGGRFNPLAPFGGYKQSGVGRELGPHGLSEYLQTKSLQF
- the soxR gene encoding redox-sensitive transcriptional activator SoxR translates to MPQIPEKIHELTVGQLSARSGAAVSALHFYESKGLISSRRTSGNQRRYGRDALRRVAFVRAAQRVGIPLATIRDALAELPEERTPDREDWARLSEAWRTGLDERIRQLGRLRDHLTDCIGCGCLSLETCVLSNPDDVFGERMAGSRLLPERRRAM
- a CDS encoding TetR/AcrR family transcriptional regulator, which translates into the protein MARPRKPLLSRERIVETASALVDSEGLEAVSTRRLAAELGVSGPSLYNHFRTKDEILEAVADAVSAQVDLSMFDQDDERDWRTALHDWAVSYRAALTAHPHTVPILARGPGRRPAGLRVADAVFGAMVRAGWPPAQATCIGALMRYFITGSALGSFALGFVDDETAYDPADYPHLGQAHLLAERQQKVDEGAFETGLRALLDGLAVQYETGAEKGSAAAEQ
- a CDS encoding TetR/AcrR family transcriptional regulator, yielding MSTAEDTAGEDMPWDEVTPEAARKLLVAAVEAFAERGYHATTTRDIAGRAGMSPAALYIHYKTKEELLHRISRIGHDKALEILSAAAGTEGTPSERLADAVSSFVRWHAGRHTTARVVQYELDALSADHRTEIIELRHRSDAVVRGILREGVEAGEFDVPDVPGTTVAVLSLCIDVARWFNTKGRRTPDEVGALYADLVLRMVSAPKQSGSSSPGAVSDAQK
- a CDS encoding ABC transporter ATP-binding protein encodes the protein MSRAISLRSVSKRYGRSTRAVDRFTLDIAPGEFVVLLGPSGCGKSTVLRMIAGLEDITEGDLLLDGEHANHIPPREREMAMVFQNFALYPSMTNRENIGFPLRLENPRMDRGPQVEATARMLGIEDILDRYPSQLSGGERQRVAMGRAISRKPSVFLMDEPLSNLDAKLRNHLRAEISKLTAELGVTTVYVTHDQAEAMSLGDRVAVMRGGVLQQVSTPRETYALPQNVFVAAFIGTPRINLLQAVVYAPLDGRMSIDLGKQRLPLPEPLSIDHQLLRIQQGRQIIVGLRSEATRIAPPSQARPGEVALTGIVEHMEYQGHEALVHFNTGSQAAVVADLESPRPQPPGRRRRGRSGGPSVLARLKERAVAHVSGPVVVLDEPEPLPGPFAPAPARQAVAAGDLVVRTGPDVRLRTGAQVPLLVDLAHLYVFDHHGHRICPAPADLPGLDG
- a CDS encoding RNA ligase (ATP), with product MSTLRVTAELLTVHEHPNADALELAQVGLYRAVVAKGAYRSGDIAVYIPEQAVLPTELIEELGLTGRLAGRASDRVKAVRLRGELSQGIVCRPRAVADIDLAQAAADGTDFAELLSITKWAPPIPPTMDGDVERAPDLLPWVDIENIQRYPEIFEPGEPVVLTEKLHGSACLMTYSVAGGSAEGDPDGGRVQVSSKGFGSKGLALKEDPRNLYWRAILGHDVPAVAARLAAKLGASRVGLFGEVYGAGVQDLVYGADARSEALGYAVFDVSAEIDGQVRWLDPAGLLEGELPLVPRLYEGPYDIEKVLELASGRESVSGRELHLREGVVIRPATERYSPVVGGRAIAKAVSPAYLTRKGGTEYE
- a CDS encoding MaoC family dehydratase yields the protein MAEPRIFTSADELRAGVGEQLGHSDWLEIEQKRIDLFADATGDHQWIHVDPERAAGGPFGTTIAHGYLTLSLLPTLVPQILRVEGMKMGINYGTNKVRFPSPVPVGSRLRASAVLQSVEEAGGGVQVTALVTVEREGGDKPACVAESVSRYYF
- a CDS encoding DMT family transporter; the protein is MTDSASPGSASSARRVQWPALAAAGVTVVLWASAFVSIRSAGEAYSPGALALGRLLAGSLALGAVLLIRREGLPPRAAWPGIAISGLLWFGVYMVVLNWGEQEVDAGTAAMVVNIGPVLIALLGARLLGEALPPRLLAGMAVSFAGAVTVGLSMSGEGSASTLGVLLCLLAAVGYAGGVVGQKPALAHASALQVTTFGCLVGTVACLPFIGQLVDQAGRAPVPATLNMVYLGLFPTALAFTTWAYALARTTAGRMGATTYAVPALVVLMSWLALDEVPGWLTMAGGALCLAGVAVSRSRGRKVTAAPRDGEVRGDRRARPSGGRAAEGASPGSRSSTPES
- a CDS encoding YiaA/YiaB family inner membrane protein, which gives rise to MSETPVKQQNTAAFYGQAVASFAVALAAVSLGILYLDANAWVRSFLAIAVLYLTTSAFTLAKVIRDRQEAGQIVSRVDQARLEKMLAEHDPFQKQL
- a CDS encoding helix-turn-helix domain-containing protein; amino-acid sequence: MSSSRDLAALAALLADDTRASFCLALLDGRAWTAGELARRAGVAPSTASEHLGKLVAGGLLAEERQGRHRYVRLADERVAHLVEELTSYAGPGPERPGTLRAANARGAMARGRTCYDHLAGRLGITITEAMTARGLLHQDTGFALTVQGTDWFRELGLSLERTGRRPLVRSCLDWTERRPHLAGVAGAELCRHALAAGWCVRIGSERAVKVTADGERALAELLGIEPGVLR
- a CDS encoding Zn-dependent alcohol dehydrogenase, giving the protein MVRAAVLPSVGSPLEITDIELPDPGPGQVRVRLAAAGVCHSDLSLSNGTMRVPVPAVLGHEGAGTVVSVGEGVTHVAPGDGVVLNWAPSCGSCHHCGIGEVWLCANALAGAASVYARAVDGTELHPGLNVAAFAEETVVAANCVLPVPAGIPLTDAALLGCAVLTGYGAVHHSARVREGESVVVFGVGGVGLATLQSARIAGAGTVIAVDVSAEKESLARRAGATEYVIASDTTAKEIRKLTGGQGADVAIECVGRAATIRTAWDSTRRGGRTTVVGIGGKDQQVTFNALELFHWGRTLSGCVYGNSDPARDLPVLADHIRAGRLDLGGLVTDRIGLEGIPSAFADMLAGKGGRALVVF